Proteins encoded by one window of Nocardioides euryhalodurans:
- a CDS encoding NADH-quinone oxidoreductase subunit M — MSDVPWLTLLIVLPLVGALVTPFVPKGTALPKQVGLGFAVLTLVAAIVMATGYDTDGGMQFTEQHEWIAAFGVHYALGVDGLGLLMVLLTCVLVPIVLVASWDEVEPDAGRFFALTLLLQAFSVAVFAATDVFLFYIVFEATLIPAYFLIGGFGRAGRSRAAVKFLIYQLAGGLIMLASVIGFYVVSARAGTPTYLVSDLAALDIDPMTQRYLFLGFFIAFAIKAPMFPVHTWLADTTEKATTGTSVLLVCILDKIGTYGMLRFCLELLPDASRWATPVVVVLALISIVYGALVAIGQDDMLRLIGLTSLSHFGFIVLGIFVLTPQGGVGAILYMVNHGIATAALFLIAGFIVKRRGTALISEMAGVEKAAPVLAGTFLVAGLAACGLPGLSPFVSEMLVIIAAFDYAWWAGAVAVTAIVLAAVYVLWMYQRTMTGPGRPDLPAVPDLGRREVGVVAPLLLALVLFGFYPMPLLDVINPTVDSTLSEVGVSPDEPAVPATEGATD; from the coding sequence ATGAGCGACGTCCCCTGGCTCACCCTCCTGATCGTGCTGCCGCTCGTCGGCGCCCTGGTCACCCCGTTCGTGCCCAAGGGCACCGCCCTGCCCAAGCAGGTCGGGCTCGGCTTCGCCGTCCTGACGCTGGTCGCGGCGATCGTCATGGCCACCGGCTACGACACCGACGGGGGCATGCAGTTCACCGAGCAGCACGAGTGGATCGCGGCGTTCGGCGTCCACTACGCGCTCGGCGTCGACGGCCTCGGCCTGCTGATGGTGCTGCTCACCTGCGTGCTGGTGCCGATCGTGCTGGTCGCGTCGTGGGACGAGGTGGAGCCCGACGCGGGCCGGTTCTTCGCCCTGACCCTGCTGCTGCAGGCGTTCTCGGTCGCGGTCTTCGCGGCCACCGACGTCTTCCTCTTCTACATCGTCTTCGAGGCCACGCTGATCCCGGCATACTTCCTCATCGGTGGGTTCGGCCGCGCCGGCCGGAGCCGGGCCGCGGTGAAGTTCCTGATCTACCAGCTGGCGGGCGGCCTGATCATGCTCGCCTCGGTGATCGGCTTCTACGTCGTCTCGGCGCGGGCCGGCACCCCGACCTACCTGGTGTCCGACCTGGCGGCCCTCGACATCGACCCGATGACGCAGCGCTACCTGTTCCTCGGCTTCTTCATCGCCTTCGCGATCAAGGCACCGATGTTCCCGGTCCACACCTGGCTGGCCGACACCACCGAGAAGGCGACCACCGGCACCTCGGTGCTGCTGGTCTGCATCCTCGACAAGATCGGGACCTACGGCATGCTCCGCTTCTGCCTGGAGCTGCTTCCCGACGCCTCGCGCTGGGCGACGCCGGTGGTCGTGGTGCTGGCGCTGATCTCGATCGTGTACGGCGCCCTGGTCGCGATCGGCCAGGACGACATGCTCCGGCTGATCGGTCTCACCTCGCTGAGCCACTTCGGCTTCATCGTGCTCGGCATCTTCGTGCTCACCCCGCAGGGCGGCGTCGGCGCGATCCTCTACATGGTCAACCACGGGATCGCGACCGCGGCGCTCTTCCTCATCGCCGGCTTCATCGTCAAGCGGCGCGGCACGGCGCTGATCAGCGAGATGGCTGGCGTCGAGAAGGCGGCCCCCGTCCTGGCCGGCACCTTCCTGGTGGCGGGCCTGGCGGCCTGCGGACTGCCCGGCCTCTCGCCGTTCGTCTCCGAGATGCTCGTGATCATCGCCGCGTTCGACTACGCGTGGTGGGCCGGAGCGGTCGCGGTGACCGCGATCGTGCTCGCCGCGGTCTACGTCCTGTGGATGTACCAGCGCACGATGACCGGTCCCGGCCGGCCCGACCTCCCCGCGGTCCCCGACCTGGGGCGTCGTGAGGTCGGTGTCGTGGCGCCGCTGCTGCTGGCCCTGGTGCTCTTCGGCTTCTACCCCATGCCGCTGCTCGACGTCATCAACCCGACCGTCGACTCGACCCTGTCGGAGGTGGGCGTGAGCCCCGATGAACCCGCCGTCCCGGCGACCGAGGGGGCGACCGACTGA
- the rarD gene encoding EamA family transporter RarD: protein MPESRRGFAYGVAAYGLWGLFPLYWPLLEPAGAVEILAHRVLWSLVTVTLLVLLLRRQQAVIGVLRDRRSRLILLGAAVVITLNWGGYIWGVTNGRVVETSLGYFINPLVTVLMGVVILGERLRRPQWAAVGLATVAVVVLTVDYGRPPWVALLLAFSFATYGLAKKQAGVDAVESLAVESLYIGPFAAAYIGWLAWQGTAEFGSHGAGHAWLFTTTGIVTIIPLLCFGAAAIRVSMVTIGLLQYIAPILQFALGVLWFHEDMPASRWVGFVLVWIALTVFTVDAAHHRRRQLRMTAEAVAI, encoded by the coding sequence GTGCCGGAGTCGCGCCGTGGGTTCGCGTACGGCGTCGCGGCGTACGGCCTGTGGGGCCTGTTCCCCCTCTACTGGCCGCTCCTGGAGCCGGCCGGCGCCGTGGAGATCCTCGCGCACCGGGTGCTGTGGTCGCTGGTCACCGTCACCCTGCTCGTCCTGCTCCTGCGCCGCCAGCAGGCGGTCATCGGGGTGCTGCGCGACCGGCGCTCCCGGCTGATCCTGCTGGGGGCGGCCGTCGTCATCACCCTCAACTGGGGCGGCTACATCTGGGGCGTCACCAACGGGCGCGTCGTCGAGACCTCCCTCGGCTACTTCATCAACCCGCTCGTCACGGTGCTCATGGGCGTGGTGATCCTCGGTGAGCGGCTGCGGCGGCCGCAGTGGGCGGCCGTGGGGCTGGCGACCGTCGCGGTCGTCGTGCTCACGGTCGACTACGGCCGGCCCCCGTGGGTGGCGCTGCTGCTGGCCTTCTCGTTCGCGACCTACGGGCTGGCGAAGAAGCAGGCCGGCGTCGACGCCGTCGAGAGCCTGGCGGTCGAGAGCCTCTACATCGGCCCGTTCGCCGCCGCGTACATCGGCTGGCTGGCCTGGCAGGGCACCGCCGAGTTCGGGAGCCACGGCGCCGGCCACGCCTGGCTGTTCACCACCACCGGGATCGTCACGATCATCCCGCTGCTCTGCTTCGGAGCCGCGGCGATCCGGGTGTCGATGGTGACCATCGGGCTGCTGCAGTACATCGCCCCGATCCTGCAGTTCGCCCTCGGCGTGCTGTGGTTCCACGAGGACATGCCCGCGAGCCGCTGGGTCGGGTTCGTGCTGGTCTGGATCGCGCTCACGGTCTTCACCGTCGACGCCGCCCACCACCGGCGTCGCCAGCTCCGCATGACCGCGGAGGCCGTGGCCATCTGA
- a CDS encoding 2-oxoacid:ferredoxin oxidoreductase subunit beta, with the protein MTSTELPFPGMRSGIEGVPTLDEGSAPQTGKDFTSDQEVRWCPGCGDYAVLKAVQGFLPDLGLRRENIVFVSGIGCSSRFPYYLDTYGMHSIHGRAPSIATGIATAREDLSVWVVTGDGDALSIGGNHLIHALRRNVNMTILLFNNRIYGLTKGQYSPTSEPGKITKSTPMGSVDHPFNPISLALGAEGTFVARTIDSDRKHLTSVLAAAAAHRGTSLVEIYQNCPIFNDGAFDAIKDRDTKDDAIIPLVHGEPIRFGVGGTKGLIRDQATGGVKVAETADVGEGSLLVHDAHAEDPTTAFAISRLTDAGYLHQAPIGIFRQVERATYDDQARAQLGTARGGVEGDPQTRLQALVHGGDTWTVA; encoded by the coding sequence ATGACCAGCACCGAGCTCCCGTTCCCCGGCATGCGCAGCGGCATCGAGGGCGTCCCGACCCTCGACGAGGGCTCCGCCCCGCAGACCGGCAAGGACTTCACCTCCGACCAGGAGGTCCGCTGGTGCCCGGGCTGCGGCGACTACGCCGTGCTCAAGGCCGTCCAGGGATTCCTGCCCGACCTCGGGCTGCGCCGCGAGAACATCGTCTTCGTGTCCGGCATCGGCTGCTCGAGCCGGTTCCCCTACTACCTCGACACCTACGGCATGCACTCGATCCACGGCCGCGCCCCGTCGATCGCGACCGGCATCGCCACCGCGCGCGAGGACCTGTCGGTGTGGGTCGTGACCGGTGACGGCGATGCGCTGTCGATCGGTGGCAACCACCTGATCCACGCGCTGCGCCGCAACGTGAACATGACGATCCTGCTGTTCAACAACCGGATCTACGGGCTCACCAAGGGCCAGTACTCCCCCACCTCCGAGCCCGGCAAGATCACCAAGTCGACCCCGATGGGGTCGGTGGACCACCCCTTCAACCCGATCTCGCTGGCCCTCGGCGCCGAGGGCACGTTCGTGGCGCGCACCATCGACTCCGACCGCAAGCACCTCACCTCGGTGCTCGCGGCCGCGGCCGCCCACCGCGGCACGTCGCTGGTCGAGATCTACCAGAACTGCCCGATCTTCAACGACGGTGCCTTCGACGCGATCAAGGACCGCGACACCAAGGACGACGCGATCATCCCGCTGGTCCACGGCGAGCCGATCCGGTTCGGCGTGGGCGGCACCAAGGGGCTGATCCGTGACCAGGCCACCGGCGGGGTCAAGGTCGCGGAGACCGCCGACGTGGGCGAGGGCTCGCTGCTGGTCCACGACGCGCACGCCGAGGACCCCACGACGGCGTTCGCGATCTCGCGGCTCACCGACGCGGGCTACCTCCACCAGGCGCCGATCGGCATCTTCCGCCAGGTCGAGCGGGCGACGTACGACGACCAGGCGCGCGCGCAGCTCGGCACCGCACGGGGCGGCGTCGAGGGCGACCCCCAGACGCGGCTGCAAGCACTGGTCCACGGCGGCGACACCTGGACCGTCGCCTGA
- a CDS encoding polyprenyl synthetase family protein — MTTSPSSGGLALPVTDEALADRLQHRLLAVEEALAGHVVSRTPYVTAAASHLLAAGGKRFRPLLVLLAAEAGSRPDSPEVVDAACVVELTHVGSLYHDDVMDEADLRRGADSANARWDNLVAILTGDFLFAKSSELTAGLGPEAVRIQAETFARLVEGQILETVPPAEDEDPLQHYLEVVAGKTGSLIATSARYGARFGGATTEVEEALTAYGEIVGCAFQLSDDILDIASESGESGKTPGTDLREGVPTLPVLMARASQDPADARLHELLDGDLTDDARHAEALALLRRHPAMGEARDYVVARAHEAKQLLTALPAGPVREALEAFADVVAVRTA, encoded by the coding sequence GTGACCACCTCTCCCTCGTCCGGGGGCCTGGCGCTCCCGGTCACCGACGAGGCCCTCGCCGACCGTCTCCAGCACCGCCTGCTCGCGGTGGAGGAGGCGCTCGCGGGACACGTCGTCAGCCGGACGCCGTACGTCACGGCGGCGGCGTCCCACCTGCTGGCCGCAGGCGGGAAGCGGTTCCGGCCGCTGCTCGTGCTGCTAGCCGCGGAGGCCGGCAGCCGGCCGGACTCACCGGAGGTCGTCGACGCCGCCTGTGTCGTCGAGCTCACCCACGTCGGCTCGCTCTACCACGACGACGTCATGGACGAGGCCGACCTGCGGCGCGGGGCCGACTCGGCCAACGCGCGCTGGGACAACCTGGTCGCGATCCTCACCGGCGACTTCCTCTTCGCCAAGTCCTCCGAGCTGACCGCCGGGCTCGGTCCGGAGGCGGTGCGCATCCAGGCGGAGACCTTCGCCCGGCTGGTCGAGGGCCAGATCCTCGAGACCGTGCCGCCGGCCGAGGACGAGGACCCGCTCCAGCACTACCTCGAGGTGGTCGCGGGCAAGACCGGCTCGCTGATCGCGACCTCCGCCCGGTACGGCGCCCGCTTCGGCGGGGCGACCACGGAGGTGGAGGAGGCGCTGACGGCGTACGGCGAGATCGTGGGCTGCGCCTTCCAGCTCTCCGACGACATCCTCGACATCGCCTCGGAGTCCGGCGAGTCCGGCAAGACCCCCGGGACCGACCTGCGCGAGGGCGTCCCGACGCTGCCCGTGCTGATGGCGCGGGCGTCGCAGGACCCCGCCGACGCGCGGCTGCACGAGCTGCTCGACGGCGACCTGACCGACGACGCGCGCCACGCCGAGGCGCTGGCGCTGCTGCGCCGGCACCCCGCGATGGGGGAGGCGCGCGACTACGTGGTCGCCCGCGCCCACGAGGCCAAGCAGCTGCTCACCGCGCTGCCCGCCGGCCCGGTCCGCGAGGCCCTCGAGGCGTTCGCCGACGTGGTCGCGGTCCGGACCGCCTGA
- the nuoN gene encoding NADH-quinone oxidoreductase subunit NuoN, with protein sequence MEFVKPTIEYSQLWPLFVVFGVACLGVVLEAFLPRGRRYLAQTVLALAGLVTALVGTALVGADLVSLGDGVARGNLAMEGTLALDGPTVFLWGVVLVFAIGGVLLFAERRLEGGVSAFAGQAAALPGTEAERQASTSGLDHTEVYPLMMFAVFGMMMFPAANDLLTLFVALEVLSLPLYLLCGLARRRRLLSQEAALKYFLLGAFSSGFFLYGIALIYGFAGSMEFGAINEAIRNDLGNRNLLLVGMGMLAVGLFFKVGAAPFQAWTPDVYQGAPTAVTAFMAAGTKVAAFGAMLRLFYVAFGSDRWTWQPMMWVVAILTMVVGAVLAIAQTDVKRMLAYSSVAHTGFLLTGVLGAQSVTELADGQLTSTQAVLFYLVTYGFATMGAFAVVTLVRDSGGEQTHMSRWAGLGKESPLVAGVFAFFLLAMAGIPLTSGFIGKWAVFEAALSAGAWPVVLVAVLTSVVAAFFYVRVIRMMYFSDPVGDGPNVAHPSVLTAVTIGVGAAVTLALGVVPGPVLDLAGVAGEFIR encoded by the coding sequence ATGGAGTTCGTGAAGCCCACCATCGAGTACAGCCAGCTGTGGCCGCTGTTCGTGGTCTTCGGCGTCGCCTGCCTCGGGGTCGTCCTCGAGGCCTTCCTCCCGCGGGGTCGTCGCTACCTCGCGCAGACCGTGCTGGCCCTGGCCGGGCTGGTCACCGCCCTCGTCGGCACCGCTCTCGTCGGGGCCGACCTGGTCTCGCTGGGTGACGGGGTCGCCCGCGGCAACCTCGCCATGGAGGGCACCCTGGCCCTCGACGGGCCGACGGTGTTCCTCTGGGGCGTCGTCCTGGTCTTCGCCATCGGTGGCGTGCTGCTGTTCGCCGAGCGTCGCCTGGAGGGCGGGGTCTCGGCGTTCGCCGGCCAGGCCGCGGCGCTCCCGGGCACCGAGGCCGAGCGGCAGGCGTCCACCTCGGGCCTGGACCACACCGAGGTGTACCCGCTGATGATGTTCGCGGTCTTCGGGATGATGATGTTCCCGGCGGCCAACGACCTGCTGACGCTGTTCGTCGCCCTCGAGGTGCTCTCGCTGCCGCTCTACCTGCTCTGCGGGCTGGCGCGTCGTCGTCGCCTGCTCAGCCAGGAGGCGGCGCTGAAGTACTTCCTCCTCGGCGCCTTCTCCTCGGGCTTCTTCCTCTACGGCATCGCGCTGATCTACGGCTTCGCAGGCTCGATGGAGTTCGGGGCGATCAACGAGGCGATCCGCAACGACCTGGGCAACCGCAACCTGCTGCTGGTCGGCATGGGCATGCTCGCCGTGGGGCTCTTCTTCAAGGTCGGTGCCGCGCCGTTCCAGGCCTGGACCCCCGACGTCTACCAGGGCGCTCCCACCGCGGTGACCGCCTTCATGGCCGCCGGGACGAAGGTGGCGGCGTTCGGCGCGATGCTGCGTCTCTTCTACGTCGCCTTCGGGTCCGACCGCTGGACCTGGCAGCCGATGATGTGGGTCGTCGCGATCCTCACCATGGTCGTGGGCGCGGTGCTCGCCATCGCGCAGACCGACGTCAAGCGGATGCTGGCGTACTCCTCGGTGGCCCACACGGGCTTCCTGCTCACCGGCGTCCTCGGCGCGCAGAGCGTCACCGAGCTGGCCGACGGCCAGCTGACCTCGACGCAGGCGGTGCTGTTCTACCTCGTCACCTACGGCTTCGCGACCATGGGAGCGTTCGCCGTCGTCACGCTGGTGCGTGACTCCGGTGGCGAGCAGACCCACATGTCGCGCTGGGCGGGCCTCGGCAAGGAGTCACCGCTCGTCGCGGGCGTCTTCGCCTTCTTCCTGCTGGCGATGGCGGGCATCCCGCTGACGTCCGGCTTCATCGGCAAGTGGGCGGTCTTCGAGGCCGCGCTGTCGGCGGGCGCCTGGCCGGTCGTGCTGGTGGCGGTGCTGACCAGCGTAGTCGCCGCCTTCTTCTACGTGCGCGTGATCCGGATGATGTACTTCTCCGACCCGGTCGGGGACGGCCCGAACGTCGCGCACCCGTCGGTGCTGACCGCCGTCACCATCGGGGTGGGCGCCGCCGTGACCCTCGCGCTCGGCGTCGTACCGGGCCCGGTGCTCGACCTCGCGGGCGTCGCGGGAGAATTCATCAGGTGA